The genomic stretch TAGACATAATTTTAATTATGCACTAAGATATATACTATGTCTAGATGCATATCAAAAGCAGTGTATATAGAAAatccaaaacgtcttataaattGGAATGTGGGAAGTAGCATATAGCACTGTGCCCAATTGCCAGACTCATTGTCATAACAAAATCCAACCAAACAGTGTGAACTGTTGAGAACTCTTTTTATACAAGAAAGCCTCTTGCAAATACAATAATACAGTTATAAAACTAGAGAGGATACAACCATCATGGCTGCTTGTGTTATTCACATAATTCATCAGCAGTTCAATATCGTACTGGACATCCTATCTGATGATAAGACTTCATCGATTAGTTATCAGACGATATTTATTTACCAGACACACAACTCATAAACACAAAAAACGGCTGTACAAGAGCTTGGTTGCCACTTGACAGGAAAGAGAAGGCAAAAAGGATAACTAACTAGGAACTGTTTATGTCAGATTTCGCAGAGAAATTGTCCACAAAAGATCTGCATCAGATTCTACAGTTACCTTCTCCGACTGCACAATGTTGGATGtgcttatcatgctcccaaatCTCATCTTTGATTCACCTGGAAGCGGGGAAAAGAATCAATACTACCTTTGATCTTAGTGGtccaaatataaatgaaacaaaacaaaaaccctactctGTTCATGTACATCCCCATGAAAACCGAGAGGAAAACTGATCATTATGGAATTAAATGCTTATGTAAATGTCAGCAAAGAGTATTTCATTTTGCACTAGATTAATATTTCATGAATGAACTTGATAATATATGTACTTCATTTTATTTCGTCCATTAAGTCTTCAGTGTTTCCACACAATATACACTAATTTGATTTGTTAGATAAGTCCACTAATCCGTGCAGTTGAATCCAGAACTTCCACAAGTTTATGACCAACAGAGCACAAAGAAATTTACTTAGATTCCATTTCAGGCCAGTAGTTGTGGTGCTTGTTGATGGTGCTCCAACAGGAAAAAGCCCACAATGAGGTCCTTCAACAGACGACTCAATATAGAGCTCATGGCGATGTGTTCTCGGAAGAAGTCGAATCAAGCAATCATCTGATAGGAGGACAATCCTCATGTCCGAAAACAGATACAGAACATTGATATTTGCCGCCTCATGATCAAACCTACCACCTAGTGCTCCAGTAACAAGAACACAGAGCTACAGTGTTTGATGGAAAAAGTAAGTTCCAGTGCCGATGAATTTTGTACAGATGTGAGTCTAATATTGATAGAAAATATCAACAAGTAGGAAAAAGAAATAAGAGAAGTATCAAGACCAAATAATACGATTGCTACTTACATTGGGTTTTTCATGATCAGGCGTACGATGATGGATACGGGAAATACATTTGTGTAGATCTGTTGTCTCCTGGTTATGTGACTTATCAGAAATTTTGGATCCCTGAAAATAAGAGAAGTTTACCAAAACCATGACATCCTGATAACGCAGTATGACATTTAGAAGCTCATTTCAGTTCAAGTATGCAATAGATAGATAAAATCATTTTTTTGTTTGAACATAGTAATTAGAAAACAGAAAAATTGTTGACATATAACCAAAAGAAATGACATTTCCTCCAGAGTCACCAAGCAGAGGATCCTAAGGTGTACATAACGATAAAACAAGCTTCCATTCAGAGGATTTCAAAGTTCTGCAGTTAATATAGCAATTTGATTGAAGAGTCACTCATTCACAATGACCGATGGGCTCCTTGAGAAGTTAAGGATTAGTATTTTGTTTCCAAATAAGATGCCATCCACATTAGTCAGTTGCCTGGCGCAAAGttgattttagtttttttttttgctgtccATGAGTACAATGGTGCATTAAAAGGTGTTACGGTAAGTGATAGTACTACTGCATGTGCAATTCTTACGGGGGTTACCACTAGCTTAACATCCAGTGTGAACTGATTGCAATGCAGAAACCTGACTAGAATGATTGGGTAAACAATGTAGAAAAAGAGAGCGCAAGTAAAGGAACCTGACTGGAGTAGAACAGTTTTACTTCAGGTCTGATAGAATCCATGTCCCCCTCAATTATTTCTGGAATATACCTGGATAATAGAAATTAATTATGATATTAGGTAAGATGAATCCTAAAAAATTAATGTTTTCCTGTTTCACTGGGGAGAGCAGAGAACAAGCATATTGTTATGTGGCAGTTAGGATTGAGAGGGCTGAGATGGGGAAACAGCGGCTAATGGTGTGCTACAGTACCCGCGGGTACTGTTCATGCTGATGTTGTGGTGGTGGCTAGGGCTGCGAGGGCGAGAGAAGGCCGGCCAGGGGCCTTGCCCACGG from Sorghum bicolor cultivar BTx623 chromosome 3, Sorghum_bicolor_NCBIv3, whole genome shotgun sequence encodes the following:
- the LOC8075346 gene encoding thiamine pyrophosphokinase 2 isoform X2, translating into MYQMTNDEDKKSTRNKYIPEIIEGDMDSIRPEVKLFYSSQGSKISDKSHNQETTDLHKCISRIHHRTPDHEKPNLCVLVTGALGGRFDHEAANINVLYLFSDMRIVLLSDDCLIRLLPRTHRHELYIESSVEGPHCGLFPVGAPSTSTTTTGLKWNLSESKMRFGSMISTSNIVQSEKVTVESDADLLWTISLRNLT
- the LOC8075346 gene encoding thiamine pyrophosphokinase 2 isoform X1, translating into MLWRTVRSMDVIMHSSSFLLPKLHQPVNKPVKNYALVVLNQQLPRFMPRLWDHANLRICADGGANHIFDEMYQMTNDEDKKSTRNKYIPEIIEGDMDSIRPEVKLFYSSQGSKISDKSHNQETTDLHKCISRIHHRTPDHEKPNLCVLVTGALGGRFDHEAANINVLYLFSDMRIVLLSDDCLIRLLPRTHRHELYIESSVEGPHCGLFPVGAPSTSTTTTGLKWNLSESKMRFGSMISTSNIVQSEKVTVESDADLLWTISLRNLT